AATATTCCAGCGGCACCATGCGGCTTGAAATGATACCGATTACTACAAATGATATGAATATCATTATGCTTGTAACCGGACGCTTAAGGGAAAGCTCAGTGAAATTCATAATTATTCCCCCTCGGTGTTAAGAGCTACTGTGTCGTAATTCTTTCGATCCATGATAGCGTACATGGCAGGAATCACTACCAAAGTCAGAAGGGTCGATACCACCAATCCGAATATGACAGTGATGGCCATTGGTGCCCGAAGTTCCGCCCCGTCGCCAAAACCTATGGCCAGTGGCAACAAGCCAAGGGTAGTAGTAAGGGTAGTCATAAGGATAGGACGCAAACGAGACTTACCGCCTTCAATAACGGCCTGCATCTTTTCCATGCCTCTTTCACGATACTGGTTAATCAAATCAATCAGCACGATCGCATTATTTACCACAATGCCTGCCAGTAAAATGAGTCCTATAAATACGACCACGCTAATTGTGGATCCGGTGATCCACAAACCAAGGATAACTCCAACCAGGGCAAGCGGTATGGTAAAGAGAATTATAAAGGGGTGCAGCAGTGACTCAAACTGCGATGCCATCACCAGGTACACAAGGAAGACAGCCAATGACAAGGCAAAAAGCAAAGACTGGAATGAATTGGACATCTCTTCATTCTGTCCGGCTACGCGTGCCGTTAATCCTGGTGGAATAGCTGTTTCGTCTAAGATAGATTGTATCTCTTCAGCTGCTGTTGCCAGGTCACCATAGCTGAGGTTAGCTGTGACCAGCGCTACCCGCTGCTGGGAAACACGACGTATTTCACTTGGTCCGGTGGCTACATTTATCTCAGCCACACTTGCCAGTGTAACCGGTTGATTACTGTTCGGATTGATAATGAGGTTGCGGATTTTATCAATAGACGATCGGTCTTCTTCACGGGCACGTACCAGTACGTCAATTTTTCGATCTCTCCAGGAATATCGCGTGGCGACATCTCCTCGTACCTTGCCAACCACAAGGTCTGCAATTTCGTACACCTGTAACCCAAGTGCAGCTGCTTTTGCACGATCAAACTGTATCTGTATTTCCGGGCTACCCAGCTCCATGGTTGACTTCACATCAGTATACCGGTCATTACCTGAGAGCTTTCGCGCAAGAAGGTCGCTCACTTTTTTGAGCTTATCCAGGTCGTAACCCGATATTTCAATTTCTACGGGTGTTTTGAAGGTAAAGAGGGCAGGGCGTGAAAATTTATATTTAAGACCGGGTACCATTTGGAGGTCATCTCTCAAACGGTCCATAGCCAGTTCCTCTTCGTCTCTGCCGGCGCCTGATGTAAGAACCACATCCAGTTCACCCCAGTTTTCGCCACCCTGATTGGGGTTGGCGTCCATTTTATTTCCGGAACCTGCAACGGCGAATGAAGATTGTACCCTGTTTAAATCACCGGCAGCCTTCTGAACGGTCTTTAGAGCTTTATCAGTGTTCTCAATTGGAGTACCCGGGGGAAGCTGAAATTCCACTTTGAATTCACCCTGTGAAAGGGATGGGATCAATTCCATACCCAGCTTAGGTACCAGTGTCAGGGAACCCAGAAGTGTCAGGAATGCCAAAGTGACTACTATAAAACGTCTTTCCACAGCCCATTTCAGTACTGCTGGATACCGGTTTTCTATAGCCATATACCCGCTTTCAAAAAGGTTCAGAACCGGATTTATAAGGAACATCAATCCCCGGCTTGTTTTTCGGAAAATCGTTTTGATGATTTTCATAATAAACGTGGGGATTGTGACGAACAGGAAGAGCCGTGCGGCACGCATCCATCGTCCCACTTTGGTTTTAGGCTCCCTTAGTTCCGGTTCCTCAATTTTCTTTTTCTCCCGTCCTGCCAAAGAGGAGAGCATTGGGATCAGGGTCACGGCAACCACCAGTGATG
This is a stretch of genomic DNA from Halalkalibaculum roseum. It encodes these proteins:
- a CDS encoding efflux RND transporter permease subunit, which codes for MKIIDFSIRRKVTIAMFTLGIILFGFVSLSRLKINLLPELSYPTLTVRTEYEGAAPAEIENLITKPIEEALGVVKNVERVRSISRTGQSDVTLEFAWGTEMDFSSIDVREKLDALQLPLEADRPVILRFDPTLDPIMRYAFFIEEKEPDERDVNFASLNEQNEVSDISNLKKLRRFADEQIKKELESSTGVASVKISGGLEEEIQVAIDQERLSHLGISLDRVTQILGAENINLSGGKLEEGTQQYLVRTLNQFQNVDQIQNVVVTIQEGTPVYLKDIAEVSQGYKEREAITRLNGQEAVEIAIYKEGDANTVNVAQAVERNINNSRNNLPEGTSIQKVYDQSTFISSAVDEVVNAGIIGGILAIIVLYLFLRNFWATVIISLSIPVSVIATFNLMYGNDITLNIMSLGGIALGIGLLVDNSIVVLENISRHKAMGKNMLKAAQDGAGEVGTAVVASTLTTIAVFFPLVFVQGIAGQLFRDQALTVTFSLLASLVVAVTLIPMLSSLAGREKKKIEEPELREPKTKVGRWMRAARLFLFVTIPTFIMKIIKTIFRKTSRGLMFLINPVLNLFESGYMAIENRYPAVLKWAVERRFIVVTLAFLTLLGSLTLVPKLGMELIPSLSQGEFKVEFQLPPGTPIENTDKALKTVQKAAGDLNRVQSSFAVAGSGNKMDANPNQGGENWGELDVVLTSGAGRDEEELAMDRLRDDLQMVPGLKYKFSRPALFTFKTPVEIEISGYDLDKLKKVSDLLARKLSGNDRYTDVKSTMELGSPEIQIQFDRAKAAALGLQVYEIADLVVGKVRGDVATRYSWRDRKIDVLVRAREEDRSSIDKIRNLIINPNSNQPVTLASVAEINVATGPSEIRRVSQQRVALVTANLSYGDLATAAEEIQSILDETAIPPGLTARVAGQNEEMSNSFQSLLFALSLAVFLVYLVMASQFESLLHPFIILFTIPLALVGVILGLWITGSTISVVVFIGLILLAGIVVNNAIVLIDLINQYRERGMEKMQAVIEGGKSRLRPILMTTLTTTLGLLPLAIGFGDGAELRAPMAITVIFGLVVSTLLTLVVIPAMYAIMDRKNYDTVALNTEGE